From Strix aluco isolate bStrAlu1 chromosome 5, bStrAlu1.hap1, whole genome shotgun sequence:
AGGACAAGCTGGCTGTGGCctccctctgctcagctgccAGCAGTCTGGCTGGCAGCGTCCACCTGCAGGGACATCTCCCCACGGGTCTGTCTGGGGATGCAGTGTGTTCCTATCCCTCAAAGTCCCTGTTAGCTAGAAAAAGTAATGATCTATGGTGTTCATCTTCCCTGCCATCAGAAATTAAGCACCTTTGGCAGAATGTCTGTGTTTTGCAAAACACCAGAGCCCCTCGAGGGCTTTGTGTGCAAAAGCCGAGAGAGAATCCAGTAAAGCTGCTTTTTGCAGGGAGCACCGGTGCCGTTCTGCTTGATCCGCAGGGTCTCTGCAGCTCCCCTTTCACGGGGATGCCTCAGCTCTTCCCTGCTGCCGACGAGGGTTTTGCCTGGGTGTATCAGGCCCTGGCCAAGGGGCTTTGCCTCCCTCCAGGCTGGGAGCAGGTTTTGCAGGGGTTACCCAGGCTCTGCCTCTAGCGACGGGTGCTGCAGGGAGACTGAGGAGCCTGTctgaggcagggacagagctggggccctgtgggtgctgggctTCTCCGGCCTGGGTGGCTGAAGTTAGTGCCTGCAGACTGTCCTGGGATGCTCTTACCAAGTGGTGACCTCTTCAGTGATGTGATTTGGAATTTCCACCAGGGATAAACGGTGTTGCTGTGTGTGCTGGTGTAGTTGCCCTCCTGGATATGTCCAGCCCGGGGTCTGGCAATAGCAGGTGGAGATTTGCCTGGAGTTGAAATAAGGGAGTTATGTATGGAACTTGGGATGTGGGAAGAGGAGCCAAGAAGAAAAAGGCTTTCGAGTCAAGGCAtgtgcataaaaatatttcagcatatgTTTCTCCCTGTCCAGTATGTTTGAGCTGCCCTATCCCAGGCTTCTCCTGTACTGTGAACTCTGCTTTACTTTGGAGTGAACATGTCCAGGAAAAACACCATACCTGCCTAAACTTTATGCAACATCTAGAAGATCTTGATGGGTCTTAATCTAGATGAGAAAATAGAGTGAAATAACCATTTCACAATGTCCGCCTGGTGTAGTGGTGGCGAGTAAGCTGACCTTTGCTGACCCGAGGCTGATGAAGGAAAGCACTGGCTGGGAAGAACTGCAGGTCCCATCTTGCCCTGCTGACCTGACCTCAGAGCCCTGCGTTTCCCTCTGTCAGTTAATGCCCAGCTCATCTCTGTAGCAGCGCAGTGAACACAAGGGAAAATGAATTGGCCCACAGGTAGCATGTAACTCCCAGGTCCAAGTACAGTGAGAGGATGAGCCGAGGTCTGGTGCTGAAGGCACCAGAGGGTGATATGCTGCATACCAGGGGTGACTTTTTATTGCACGCGTTTGTGTTTTGTTGCTCAGTCCTTGGAAGAAACTGTATGCTGAGAATCAGGCATTCCCCTATGGCCCCTTCCTATGGCTCAGGGTGAGGCTTGCCTGAAGGCTGCCGTTACCCAGGGACACAGCGCACACGCGCCCGGGTGAGGTGCACTAATGACCTTCTCAGGTCTAGTTATTCaggcagaaatggttttgtttgaGAGGAAGTGTGGGGAAGATGAATAGGTGACATGTTCTTTTCagataatttatttcacattttcagtcCCATGGCATTTGCCCAAGGCTCAGGGTTGGAGGTGTCCTGGACAATTCCTAATGAAATACCAGTGATGCTCGCTACGAAGCAGGAATTAATCTCCAGATATCTGATTTGAAAGTGCGTTTGTTTGCCATCTTATTGCAACTTCAGTTTTCCACCACGGTCTTGACAGCCAGCCAACCAGTCCTGTTTTCCTagttgcagaagcatctctggccttgaTATGAACATGAGGGATTTGAGcaaagctcagcaaggcctgacctccccttagccctgtgccagcccctgcacaagggcactgggcatTGCTCAGAAGGGACGGAGGGTAGTGGAGGCTGTCATCGGAGAGAGGACGGGAAAGCCACAGGCACATGATAATCCAGGTGCCGGGTAACATGGGCAAGTCCCGGGAGCTGGCGGGGAGGTAGCGACAAACATCAGCTCCGAAATTAGTACTCGGGGACCAGCAAACTCATCTCCAGACAGGAGTGTTTGTTTCTGTTGCCCATCAAGTTAACCGGTGCCATCAAGTGCTTCCAGGAGGCCCTTTCAAAGTCACAGTTGTGACCTGAGTGTGAGACGTGGCTGGGATTTTCTTGCTTTGAACACGGTAACCCTGGCaatgcccttccccagccctggtggcaaggggaaaagagaagCCAAAGGACCGATTTCTGTTTGCCCCTGTAGTTCTGCTTCGGCTTTCAAGGCACAACTGCTCTTCATGCAGTGCCGGCAGTGGTACTTCAGGCGAGGAGGGCATTAGCTCTCAGCCCTTGGCAAGGAGAAAAAGTCTGCTTGGTGGAAAGAGCCCTTGCACCAAGGGAAGCTGGAGACTCATAGGGCTGAATATGAAGCTTTGCCCTTGCAGGCTCTTGAGAGCCTTTGGAGGTTGTTGGTGGCCATGTCCTGTGGCCAAGGGCCATCTATTGAGTCCTGCAGGTACCGCGTTTGGAGACTGAAACTTGCTGTGATAAAAAGTGCagggtttgggggcttttttccccagtttggaAATCcctctttgtttgtttttagaaagGAATGACAAGAAGGAAGCAGGAGATTTGTTTTTCTGGTCTGAAACCCTCAGCTCTCTCCCCCTGTAGTAAATACTTTCCAACTCACATTGTGTACAATATAGGTGATGTTATGAGCTGTTTTATTTGGGTATGGGAAGAAAAGGCTCCTACAAGTCTGTGTTTTTAGGGCCGTGCCTGGAGGAGGAGGCACGCAGAGGCCTCGTGGACTCGCATGGAGGCAGGGGTGGATGATGGGTGGGAGGACGAAAGGGAGCTCTACACACCCAGCCCCAACTCTTACCTTCTTCTCATTGCTAACCAGAGACATGACAAAGAGGCAGCGATTGACCGGGGAAGCGTGAGCAACGTTGTCAATATTCACTATGAGAGGGAGGATTTGGAAGGTGAGTCTCTGCACATGCCGTGCTTCTGAATAAAGCAGCACAGTTCTTTTCACATAGTTTACTATTACGGCTTttttaacaaagggaaaaaagccgCCACGGAGGCCACGGTGTGAGTTTTAAATGACCCAGAGCCATTGTTTGTTGTTTCTCAGTTGTTGCAAAGCTCGAGTAAAATAAACTTCAATAAAAGGGCAGGTCTATGACGTTCAGGGATCCagtgaaaaccacaaaaaaccccacaggtgtTTCCTCCTGGGATAGCTGCACGGATTTAACCATGGTGTCtgcatcaaccatcccacaatagTGAGAACGCTCCAAATGCTACTTTTTCTCAGGTCACCAGATCCTGTCCGTGGGCATGCAGATGCCGCTGGTGAGGCAGAGCCACCGGCATCACCTACCCCACAGCCAGAAGCATCAGGAACAGGAGCAGGAGAAGGACTCTGGCCCGACGGAGCCAGGCTACCCCTGTAAGTCCCGCCGTGGCCTGCACTAAACTCCTCAGGGCTACGTGGGCGCTGGGGTCCATGTGGCTATCTGGAGTGACTTGCTGTTCTTCTGAGGGAAAGAGGCATTATTTAGCAGGACCCcctttttccaaacttttctcagattttttcctctttaaggcAGTTAAATGCATAATGCAATTAGGCTTGACTTCCTTAGAGGGATCCTGGCTTTAAGAATGTAAATGTGAGGAAGGAAAGCTGCCCATCCCTATGCAGAGGTGGAATCGATGCTTCTCCTCCTCCGAGGCTCTGTGCAAGCCTGGCCAGAGCCAGGGGAGAAGGCCCAGCCCAATATTTTTGGCTGAACTGGTGCTGATCCGATGCCCACTTTGCACGTGAGCATGACGGGCCGTATTCAAGCACGGTAACGGGACGGGCCTTTGTCTTCTGCCCCCAGAAACCCTGTCCCAGCGGGTGCAGTTCATCCTGGGGACCGAGGAGGACGAGCAGCATGTCCCCCACGACTTGTTCACTGAGCTGGATGAGATCTGTGTGAAAGAGGGTGAAGATGCTGAGTGGAAGGAAACAGCAAGGTAAGTCTCTGCTCCCGGCTGCGGTAGGTGAGGAGTCCCCGTGCTGACAGTGCCCGCGggctctgctttctgctctgcagaaggtgaagcttttgcagctgcaggtgctgctgtgaGGAGCCTTCTGCTCTCGGCACCCCACAGCTTGatcccaggggctgcagagctggggctgttttcTTGCAATGGGGCTGACGGTGCCTGATGTCTGCAGGTGGCTGAAGTTTGAGGAGGATGTGGAAGATGGCAGCGAGCGCTGGAGCAAGCCCTATGTGGCCACGCTGTCCTTGCGCAGCCTCCTTGACCTGAGGAGCTGCATCCTCAATGACACGGTGCTGCTGGACATTTGTGCCAACAGCATCGAAGAGATCACAGGTACCGTGGGCACGGCAAGTTGCAGTCGATCGGCCAAGAAAACTCTGGCAAAGTCTGTGCTGTAGATTGCTTATAAGTTGGTTAACTGTGTAGAGTCAGACAGAACGGCCAGACGGGGCAAGAGAATTACATTATTTAGAATGGGAAATAATTACCTTAGCGGAGTGATGAATGAGCACTTTGATGATGtttttaagcaaaagaaaattctttctgtGGCTGCAAAGGCTGAACTGTGTTAAAACGTCTTGCTAAGCAAGGCTGAGCCCGCGTTAGGGTATCCTGTGTGGCACATCCCTCCCCGGGGGCTTCGGGGGTCAGGACTTGATGGAGTTTCTGCTCTGATGGCTTAATTTCCCTTTGCCATCCCCAGACATGATCCTGGGCCAGCAAGAACAGTTCACGGAGTTTGGCAAGCACATGCGGGCGAAGGTTCGAGAAGTTCTCATGAAGAACCATCACCATCAGGACGAGAACAAAGGAAACAAGCTTTTTGACATTGTCCACTTCTTTGCTGATGAGAGCAAGAAACCGCCAGACCTGCATGTCCTCGACAAGCCACGTGAGGGTTCCTGCAGGGCTTCGACCCCATTAGACTATTCCTGGTAAAGGGGAAGAATCCCAGTTGCTCTGTGTCTGTCtttctgacagtttttctttttcctaccaGCCCAAACGCTCACCCGTCTTCCTtctcccacagctgcagaagCTAAAAAAGGGGTGAACCAAGAGACTGGCACAATGGGTTTAAGCAAGGTGAGACACTCGTAGCTTTCTTACACTTTTGGGGCCAGATCTGCTCTTGCAAACTTGGCTGCAGAGTTCTGTGAGCTTTGTTTTTGGGGTAATTGCCTGAAAATTGCTTGTTGTGCCCAGGTGGAGCTGCACTTCCTGAAGAAAATTCCTGCCGGCGCTGAAGTGTCCAACATGCTCATAGGAGAGCTGGATTTCCTTCAGCAGCCCATCGTGGCATTTGTCCGCCTGACCCCGGCTGTCCTCCTCTCCAGCATGACGGAAGTTCCCATCCTGACAAGGTCTGAATGAGaagcacagaatttttattttaaagaaaaaaacagcacaacAACATCAGATTGTGTGCATCAGTTTGGTGTCCCAAGGGCACGAGGCCAGTGGGAGCAAGCACATTTCTCCCCTGCACATCTCCTCACCATtgtttctctcttccctgctgTATCTTTTAAACCCACTGGCCAAAAGTGGCAACTGGCTGTTAAATGAGAGTGGGAAGCATGGTAGAGGTTgttctcagctgctgcagacctctcaaaagaatcacagaatacagAAAGGCTGGTGGGAAAGCAACAGGAGTGAAAATGGTTGTGTTTAGTCCCTGGAAGGTGACAAATCCTATGGTGTTACAAAGAGAAAGTACTTTCTGGCTGCAGGCATTGGTTTTGAGAAGCAAACCACAGAGGCAAAAACCCAGCAGATCTCTCCCCAGAAGTACCCCGACAAATGAGCTTGGAAAGGCTCTGGAGAGACAAGACAACAGCTGGGTTAATGGCATTGTGGTTTCTACAGCTGTGCAGCCTGAGGTCAAAAACCAGCTAAACCTAACCAGCTAAACCCAACCCAACCGAACcatcattgtattttctctcagAAGTAGTACTGATAGGATTCAGCTTAGAAGATGACACTTCCCTTACCAAAGTTCTCCTGGTACGGCGACTGTGCAGTTTTAGGAGAATGTGAGTGCACAGGGTATATGCAAAGAGGTACATTTGAGCATGTGCCTCTTGCCTCCCCAAGCtcattctccttctctcttctcctctggtggtatttctgcatttcttacCTTGCTCCACCTTTGCCCTGGAGTAGAGATGTTGTACAAAATGTCTCTGTTGGCCAAATGAGAAGTAAAATGCCAGCCTCCGTGAGGTGAAAGCTGGAGGACTTGACTTTAGTCTTAAAGGCTGGAACTGGTAGAAATCATGCAGTAACTGCCAAATACTTTACACCAATGCTTGCCTCTGACTCAGATAGCCCTGCTCATTGTCCGTGCCACCTTGACAGCCCCTCCCAGTAGCGAGGTTGCCCTGGCTGATGTCAGACAACAAGAGaacccagagcagagcagaagtgTCATTACGTGGGCAGAGAGAAGGAATGGAGGCAGGCTGAGGGCATTAGACGtgcagcaaaaccagctttccgACCAGCGCCAACAAggccctggggctctgggggcccaTGGCCATGCCCCCCAGCAGTCAGAGGCCACCACGGTGGGgtgcagaggagagggaaaggcactgggagagggggaagaaagcagcacccagagacagggtcaaagaaataggattttattgtcttttccttgaaaaaagacttgctgcagccctgctagtgctgccggcggggcggcctcttgcagggctggggagagtcctgggggctgggggccctcctctttggggggcgccgggaccccccagtTGGGCATTCCCTTCCGCGGCCGGGAGCGGAGGGGCTgcggctgcagccctgggcagagggacctgccaccaccgcctgccccggctcctcctggggctgctcctgctctgccaggacaggAGTAGATGGGGGGCGGCTGGgacccccgcggagggcggcctcCGAGGTatcagcttcctcctccctgttggagctttcagggctggtggaggaggcCGGGCTGGAGTCAGGAGATCCACCgtgggaggtggtggggctggggctggatgcaGGGCCATCGTGCTCCCCTCCGGCAGTGGCAGCACGGGGGTCCTGCTGGCCCACGTGCTGGCGGATCTCCATGGCACACAGGCGCACGGCGGCATCGAAGAGCTGGCTGACAAACGTTGGTGCATTTTCTCTCAGGAAGCTCTGCATGTTCTGCACTAACACTGCCTCGTCCAGCCCCCAGACGCAGAGGTGGCTCACAATGAGTCCCTCTGCCGTACCTGCCTCCCACCACTGGCCCTCAAAGAGCCCCAGGAGCTCCCGTCGCATCCACGGCAGAAGGGGCCTGATGTTATTTTGATGGCTCCTGAAAAAGTCTGCCCAGACCTCTGGAGGGAAGCCACCCACCTGAGCCCTGGGCagtggccccgcagccccccgttCGTCCTGGTGGTCCTCAGCCACTGACTCGGTGGGGCCTGGGATGTCGAACGTCAAATAATCATTTTCTGACCAGACCGAGAACTTGATGGTTCTTGTGGCTGACTTGCAGAGGGGGCAGCGTGGGTTCTGCCGTGCCCGGCGCACTGCACAGCCTATGCAAAATTGGTGGAGACACGGCAACATGTAAGCGACATCTTCTTGATTGTCGCAGCAGGTGGGACACCTCCACTCGCTCTCGGCAGTCATGCTCTATGAGCGCTGTGGCGGGCTGGGGAGCGCTGacgacgaggagctgctccccctcgctggcGTCACACTCTGCAAAATGGAGGCGCcccggtcactcactgtcccagcaaggggaaggggaagaagaaatgcccaggcccctggcgaaggacaccctccggctccccgagccccttcgcccgccccacggccgccccggggggacgcttccccgaacagctcacctccgctgtcGCAAGTgcgcccggcggtgcccggctgcctgacccaggcagggccggggaaacacaggggatggctccgggacgggcaccgagagctgccgacggcagcccccaaagcaccacccagcaccgggagcagcctcgctcgaccctccagacctcgcaggcacgctcggcaggagtccaggcacgagccagactgggccgggctggGTCTTGCCTGGCCCTTGAAGGCAgcgagggacgtgaggtcacagtccatcgCTCGCTGATGTCACAGTCCACTGCTCGGTAACGTCAGCCTCCGCCCCTcggtgatgtcacagtgggccTCCCGTCCCTGCAGGAGCACGGCATCAGCTGTAGCTGGGGAGTTCAGGCCTGAGACCAGGGGGCACCTTTCCTCCATGACGACACTCTGGCAGTGGGGCAGGTTTCCCAGAAAGACTTTTGCCATCTCTGTGCTTGGGGGTTTCAATCCCCAGCTGGACAAACCCTGAGCATCTGCATGTGCCAACTCTATAGGTGGGCTAGAACTGAAGGTCACGGCCAGTCTGCtgagacacaaaggaaaaaagaagaacagCATCAATACAGCCACTCTCCGCACTTGCGGCAGTTTGGCCAGATGTCTCCTGGCATCTCAatgaattagttttattttttttccaacccaTTAGGGGAAGTAGTCCATCAAAGGTGATCACGAACAAACTTCCAGGGACGCTAAAAAGTTCTgaaagtggtttgggttttttgttgtgttttgctcTAAGAATTGTGGACTACAGATGTATTTCCTTTAGAGGTAAGAGGATACTGCAAGGAAACGCTACCTAGATcttcttttaaatctgatttaactGTTTGTAGTAACAAGGACTGCCCTTTTCACCTGCGCTTGATGGTAAATAAAATGCAGCACCATAAAAGAACATTGCAACTACTGAAGTTCTATCTAGGATCAAGGAAGAACAGTGAAACTTTAAACGAGGCATACTTCCACCAGGATAGACAAAGCCAGCTTCCCCAAAACAGGGTTTCAACAAATTGTTAAATAGCCCAGCTAAAGACAATAAATCCACTTTAATGATTTTAATGCTTGATGAATTAGCTGAGGAGTTAAGAGATGCCAAGTTTTCATTTGCAGGACCGGTTCATTTTCAGCTTCTATACACATCCTCGATCTCCCTGTAAAGCTATTTGAAAAGAGCTCTTTTAGTGAGAGAAGCAGCACTAAAATTAATATCGCTTGCCAAACCACCCCACTGAAGGAACAGGCTGGCCCCTCTCTGCCGGCCGGGTTAAGGATGTATCATCGAGAATGAGCTTGGCATGTCCCCTTTAAACGAAGGGCTGCTTCCATCCCGGCACAGCCAGGTGCTAACTTCGGTGCTGTAGTCAGGAATGAAAGCCATCTGGGAAACCCTTGCATGCTCTGTAAAGCTGAATGCTTAATTTGGGCACACAGATGCACCGGGGTTTCAACTTCTAACAGTATCAAGTTATTTTACCCACCAACTTAAAATTTTCTGTTGGAGCGACTCATTTATTAGTTGGCACGCCTTCCCACCCTTGGAAAACTTCTGTAGTGATCATACATCAACATCTTACACTGAGATTCAAATCCCAAGaagttttcttctgagagaaaacaTAACATGGCagggaaaagaataaatatattaaagaaaagtagaaatgCATATAtagacactattaaaaaaaactataGATATTTCATCTTCACCCCACTTTGCAACATTATTAGAATATCAGTTGGGGTTTTTAGAAAGTCCACATGAAAAGTTATtctcctttgtttgttttttaaaataaaaataaaattaaggcaacacttttagaaaacttttccttGGGCAATTGCAGAAAGGTATACCATGCGATTGCTTTAAAATTTCAGCCCTGGTTTTCAGAGTTTTCGTAGCTGTAGCTTTAAACCCTCACAGGCTTCAAAACGATATGCAGAAGAGATCAGATTCAGTTTGTATTCCTTAGAATTTACATCAGTTGAATGCATTATTAGCAGTATGAATAGCACTAAGTGTGACAAGATGTTAAGTAGCCacagattaaaagagaaaaaaacgtTCAGTCTGGTGCAttaacagttggggttttttcttcagtttcgttttgtttttaacacagtCACCATAATCACAAAACAGCCATGTTTCTGTTGCTGAAAATTCTCCGCATtgaaattttctgagaaaaatcagaCTGATGAAATGAATCTTTGGAATCATCAAGTAAACCAAATTTTAATTCATTCCTGGTTCTTTTAAGTAACGGCACAGTAGAGATGGGAAATGAGTCTGGTTACTGACAATGTTTTGGTTGAGAACAAGGCAAAGCTTTTGCAGGTGCATCAAACTGTTCTGTAAATCAAAAAGGAATGGGTTGGGTTTATTTACCTCACTTCGGCAAagataagcagtgagggacgtgaggtcacagtccatcgCTCGCTTACGTCACAGCCCACCGCGTGATGATGTCCCAACGGGACGTCTGCCCCCGCATCACTCACGCctccgcacacacctctggggctaccacaaccccacttcccactccctctcctcaccagtgcCTTCTGCTCACCATTggtgtttcatgccagtcaccaaggccttgtcTGTGTCTTCTTTTCAGCACCCTCAGATGACCCTGCACTTCACTTTCGccagtccagcttcctaccaaaataaagAGCCCGAATTACTTTTTTACCCTTTGGTCACAACTTGGCTGCATCTggtcccaggtttggtactttggGCAGCATTATTTAGGCAACGTCATACTTAAATGATGTTCCAGGCATGGTTAggctggtgctcttctccttgcacAACTCCACCTCCCAGCgtgtctgtagcgctcccctccagtTTATGTGTGCATTTTGGCCTTCTCGCGGGCAACTCCCCTTCGCCAgttgtgaaatccagccattcctcacagtgctctctgaaacttttactggcttcctgcactgcacatGCCATGCGCAGCAATTTCTGACGTTCGGCAAGGGACCAGTCTGCAGCCTGGTTATCTGCCTGCAGCCATCAATCCATTAACCCAGATCTCATGGTTTGACTCTAAATGAGTGGCTCTATCCTTAACGCTCTGGTGAAGCAAAGCCCATCCTGCTACCATGGGTAGCAGGGAAAAGCGAGAGTTAAAATGTAGGCAtaaatttcaaattctgagggTTCATTTGTGAGTGATTTATTATGACAGCgagaaggatgtaggagctgcaatgCGCATCTTCACAGGAACAACACCCCATGTCATCCCTGGACGTGTGGCAGCCTTGCAGCTGCTGCATCAAGACGCTGACACATGGCAGGCTGTGGCCGAGGCACCACCGGAGAGCAGATCAAACCACCGCCACCCCGTGCTGTGGGGACAGGCGGGTCCTTCGGGCACCCTGGGCCCAGTGGTGACCCAACGAAGCTGTTGCCACCAAAGCTGCGCTTCaccctggaccctctgcagagcGGGGCTGTTAACCCAATAGCCGCACCCCGAGCTCACGGGGCACACACAAACTCCCGCAGCCCTCGGTGGAGGCAGCCGGCAGCCCAGCCCTGAGCGGCCTGagcggcctgaggggcctgaggggcctgagaggcctgagcggcctgaggggcctgaggggcctgagaggcctgaggggcctgagaggcctgcggggcctgaggggcctgaggggcctgagaggcctgagcggcctgaggggcctgaggggcctgagaggcctgagcggcctgaggggcctgaggggcctgaggggcctgagaggcctgagtggcctgaggggcctgaggggcctgagaggcctgcggggcctgaggggcctgaggggcctgagaggcctgaggggcctgagaagcaggggcgggggggcacgTGCTCCGCAGTGTCAGCCATCCTGATTGGC
This genomic window contains:
- the LOC141924139 gene encoding electroneutral sodium bicarbonate exchanger 1-like isoform X2, which codes for MPEAADASQDVVDQGSPPFSSEATTHARGGVSKTWSVLERHDKEAAIDRGSVSNVVNIHYEREDLEETLSQRVQFILGTEEDEQHVPHDLFTELDEICVKEGEDAEWKETARWLKFEEDVEDGSERWSKPYVATLSLRSLLDLRSCILNDTVLLDICANSIEEITDMILGQQEQFTEFGKHMRAKVREVLMKNHHHQDENKGNKLFDIVHFFADESKKPPDLHVLDKPPAEAKKGVNQETGTMGLSKVELHFLKKIPAGAEVSNMLIGELDFLQQPIVAFVRLTPAVLLSSMTEVPILTRSE
- the LOC141924139 gene encoding electroneutral sodium bicarbonate exchanger 1-like isoform X3, producing the protein MPEAADASQDVVDQRHDKEAAIDRGSVSNVVNIHYEREDLEETLSQRVQFILGTEEDEQHVPHDLFTELDEICVKEGEDAEWKETARWLKFEEDVEDGSERWSKPYVATLSLRSLLDLRSCILNDTVLLDICANSIEEITDMILGQQEQFTEFGKHMRAKVREVLMKNHHHQDENKGNKLFDIVHFFADESKKPPDLHVLDKPPQTLTRLPSPTAAEAKKGVNQETGTMGLSKVELHFLKKIPAGAEVSNMLIGELDFLQQPIVAFVRLTPAVLLSSMTEVPILTRSE
- the LOC141924139 gene encoding electroneutral sodium bicarbonate exchanger 1-like isoform X4 translates to MPEAADASQDVVDQGSPPFSSEATTHARGGVSKTWSVLERHDKEAAIDRGSVSNVVNIHYEREDLEETLSQRVQFILGTEEDEQHVPHDLFTELDEICVKEGEDAEWKETARWLKFEEDVEDGSERWSKPYVATLSLRSLLDLRSCILNDTVLLDICANSIEEITDMILGQQEQFTEFGKHMRAKVREVLMKNHHHQDENKGNKLFDIVHFFADESKKPPDLHVLDKPREGSCRASTPLDYSCCRS
- the LOC141924139 gene encoding electroneutral sodium bicarbonate exchanger 1-like isoform X1, yielding MPEAADASQDVVDQGSPPFSSEATTHARGGVSKTWSVLERHDKEAAIDRGSVSNVVNIHYEREDLEETLSQRVQFILGTEEDEQHVPHDLFTELDEICVKEGEDAEWKETARWLKFEEDVEDGSERWSKPYVATLSLRSLLDLRSCILNDTVLLDICANSIEEITDMILGQQEQFTEFGKHMRAKVREVLMKNHHHQDENKGNKLFDIVHFFADESKKPPDLHVLDKPPQTLTRLPSPTAAEAKKGVNQETGTMGLSKVELHFLKKIPAGAEVSNMLIGELDFLQQPIVAFVRLTPAVLLSSMTEVPILTRSE